One segment of Deinococcus misasensis DSM 22328 DNA contains the following:
- a CDS encoding Gfo/Idh/MocA family protein produces the protein MNWGILGAANIAQKALIPAIREAGSTVLAVAARDPERARAYAHHNQIELALDYDALLNHPNIDIIYNPLPNSAHLPLTLKALEAGKHVLCEKPLALNQQEVETMVEAQKASGKLVMEAFFYRFHPQIQRLLDIVQSGELGDLRLMRSAFCFTLDNPSDIRWDPQLGGGAFYDVGCYCVDIMRLVAGRLPEQIHARGRFTEGRVDHTTSAMLEFDNGLVGHLDASFAVPFEQFFTVVGTQGTVHLNAPFVTREQNATLSLNGQPQAFAEFNGYREMVAHFERAVQGLEEVRFPLEKDSLQQVQIMDGVLKAIQYF, from the coding sequence ATGAACTGGGGAATCCTCGGAGCCGCCAACATCGCCCAAAAAGCCCTGATCCCTGCCATCCGTGAAGCAGGCAGCACCGTGCTGGCCGTGGCCGCCCGTGACCCAGAGCGAGCCAGAGCCTATGCCCACCACAACCAGATCGAGCTGGCTCTGGATTACGATGCCTTGCTGAACCACCCGAACATTGACATCATTTACAACCCACTTCCCAACTCTGCCCACCTTCCCCTGACCCTCAAGGCTCTGGAAGCAGGCAAGCACGTGCTGTGCGAGAAACCGCTGGCTTTGAACCAGCAAGAAGTGGAAACCATGGTTGAAGCCCAAAAAGCTTCGGGCAAACTTGTGATGGAAGCCTTCTTTTACCGTTTCCACCCTCAAATCCAGAGGCTTTTGGACATCGTCCAATCCGGAGAGCTGGGGGATTTGCGTCTGATGCGGTCTGCTTTCTGCTTCACACTGGACAACCCTTCAGACATCCGCTGGGATCCCCAGTTGGGAGGTGGGGCCTTCTACGATGTGGGCTGTTACTGCGTGGACATCATGCGTCTGGTGGCAGGAAGACTCCCTGAACAGATCCATGCCAGAGGTCGATTCACAGAGGGAAGGGTGGACCACACCACGAGCGCCATGCTGGAGTTTGACAATGGACTGGTTGGGCATCTGGACGCTTCTTTTGCAGTGCCCTTTGAGCAGTTTTTCACAGTGGTGGGAACCCAAGGCACCGTTCACCTCAATGCTCCCTTTGTGACCAGAGAACAGAATGCCACCCTCTCCCTCAATGGACAGCCGCAAGCTTTTGCAGAATTCAACGGCTACCGTGAAATGGTTGCCCATTTTGAACGTGCGGTGCAAGGTCTTGAAGAGGTGCGTTTTCCTCTGGAAAAAGACAGCTTGCAGCAGGTACAAATCATGGACGGCGTGCTGAAAGCCATCCAGTACTTCTGA
- a CDS encoding ferric reductase-like transmembrane domain-containing protein: protein MTTQTHRKTRRTRQNTVLCWSALLALPLLSEGLLRVLYDPSGHTFAQRQSEVYGWLGMAILLLVLVARPLGLIRQRRLLGLAALVFSGLHTWLAYQAVFDSDWESILFLSRENQWAIWLGGLALLGMLPMAATSNDWAVRKLGKHWKTLHRLGPVLTVFALLHTLWIGVHFGLTSMKWTSVLLIFLSMLVFFKRLRKAKQP, encoded by the coding sequence ATGACCACACAAACCCATCGAAAAACCAGAAGAACCCGTCAAAACACGGTGCTGTGCTGGAGTGCCTTGCTGGCCCTTCCACTGCTCAGTGAAGGCTTGCTCAGGGTCCTGTACGATCCCTCTGGGCACACCTTTGCCCAGAGGCAAAGTGAGGTTTATGGTTGGTTGGGAATGGCCATCTTGCTGCTTGTGCTGGTGGCACGTCCTCTGGGCTTGATCCGTCAACGCAGACTGCTTGGGCTTGCTGCTCTGGTGTTTTCAGGTTTGCACACTTGGTTGGCCTATCAGGCGGTGTTTGACTCCGACTGGGAAAGCATCCTGTTCCTCAGCCGTGAGAACCAGTGGGCCATCTGGTTGGGTGGATTGGCTTTGCTGGGCATGCTGCCCATGGCTGCCACTTCCAACGATTGGGCCGTGCGAAAACTGGGCAAACACTGGAAAACCCTGCACCGCCTTGGACCTGTTTTGACGGTCTTTGCTTTGCTTCACACCCTCTGGATCGGGGTGCATTTTGGTTTGACTTCCATGAAGTGGACCAGTGTGCTCCTGATCTTCCTCTCCATGCTTGTGTTCTTCAAGCGACTCCGAAAGGCCAAACAACCATGA
- a CDS encoding DUF305 domain-containing protein yields the protein MKASQVATITTLALLAGGAGGFFLGQSRNLPASADVVFAQDMMTHHAQAIDMANRLNVRLLAEPKLNEQQQIIKYLTYDIITGQSNQNGQMLGWLNLWNQSATNPEPMDMEAMGMAKAEQVQDLSTLPLNDATISFLQLMIRHHQGGVMMAEDALKAARTEVVKNLAQKVVTAQSNEIREMKNLIVQFDAQPLEDLQPMPDMDHNH from the coding sequence TTGAAAGCATCTCAGGTTGCCACCATCACCACCCTTGCCCTGCTGGCCGGAGGGGCAGGCGGTTTTTTTCTGGGTCAATCCCGCAACCTCCCTGCTTCAGCAGATGTGGTCTTTGCACAGGACATGATGACCCACCATGCACAGGCCATCGACATGGCCAACCGCTTGAATGTTCGACTGCTGGCCGAGCCCAAACTGAATGAACAGCAGCAAATCATCAAATACCTGACCTATGACATCATCACCGGCCAGAGCAACCAGAACGGGCAGATGCTGGGCTGGTTGAACCTCTGGAACCAGTCTGCCACCAACCCTGAGCCCATGGACATGGAAGCCATGGGCATGGCCAAGGCAGAACAGGTGCAGGACCTGAGCACCTTGCCCCTGAACGATGCCACCATCAGCTTCTTGCAGTTGATGATCCGTCACCATCAAGGGGGGGTCATGATGGCCGAAGATGCCCTGAAAGCTGCACGGACCGAAGTGGTCAAAAATTTGGCCCAAAAAGTGGTCACCGCCCAGAGCAACGAAATCCGGGAAATGAAAAACCTGATTGTACAGTTTGATGCGCAGCCTCTGGAAGACCTTCAGCCCATGCCAGACATGGACCACAACCACTGA
- a CDS encoding HD domain-containing protein translates to MDLFDRCLPHLQEPHRAYHNLTHIQEMLQLMKEAHIKEHEIEFAIWGHDLVYDPRRNDNEEKSAALFASWMREMNYPSNIIHQVERLILVTKHGDEPQYPIEANMLDLDLAILGQPRARFLEYNDQIRQEYQHVPKLVYALKRKQVLMGFYSRKRIYITDYFYDRFERQARENLWHAISRLF, encoded by the coding sequence ATGGACCTCTTTGACCGTTGCCTGCCTCACCTGCAAGAACCCCACCGGGCATACCACAACCTGACCCACATTCAGGAAATGCTGCAACTCATGAAAGAAGCCCACATCAAAGAGCATGAGATTGAATTTGCCATCTGGGGCCATGACCTGGTGTACGACCCCAGACGCAACGACAACGAAGAAAAAAGCGCAGCCCTGTTTGCCTCATGGATGCGTGAAATGAATTATCCCAGCAACATCATCCATCAGGTGGAACGGTTGATTCTGGTCACCAAACATGGAGATGAGCCCCAATATCCCATCGAAGCCAACATGCTGGACCTTGATCTGGCCATTCTGGGGCAACCCAGAGCCCGCTTTCTGGAGTACAACGACCAGATCCGTCAGGAATACCAGCATGTGCCCAAACTGGTGTATGCCCTGAAACGCAAACAGGTGTTGATGGGGTTTTACAGCCGCAAACGCATCTACATCACCGATTATTTTTACGACCGCTTTGAAAGACAAGCCAGAGAAAACCTCTGGCATGCCATTTCCAGACTGTTTTGA
- a CDS encoding NAD(P)H-dependent oxidoreductase subunit E, giving the protein MIRLELCTDHLDPVTREAILEVIYEELRIGPGMVTADGDFELVLRKCNESPEDAPYFKINDALFAHVTPERVRQLVRARKRR; this is encoded by the coding sequence ATGATTCGACTGGAACTGTGTACTGACCATCTTGATCCTGTCACCCGGGAAGCCATCTTAGAGGTGATCTACGAAGAGTTGCGCATCGGACCGGGCATGGTCACTGCAGACGGAGATTTTGAACTGGTCCTCAGGAAGTGCAATGAAAGTCCCGAGGATGCCCCTTACTTCAAAATCAACGATGCCCTGTTTGCCCACGTCACCCCAGAGCGGGTAAGGCAACTGGTGCGGGCCCGCAAACGCAGGTGA
- a CDS encoding cysteine hydrolase has protein sequence MKLDPSKTALVLIEFQNDFTTPGGALHGAVEGVMQSSNMLENTRKLVEQARAQGVTIIHAPISFAPGYGELSPQPYGILKGVVDNNAFVKGTWGAEITDDMKPESGDIIIEGKRGLCAFSSTNLDFILRSRGLQNVALAGFLTNCCVESTMRSAYEKGFNVLTLTDCVAATSEEEQRVAIEKDYPMFSHPVKSSELLAALEGQQLADASRGY, from the coding sequence ATGAAGCTTGATCCCAGCAAAACCGCACTGGTCCTGATCGAATTCCAGAACGATTTCACCACCCCCGGAGGGGCATTGCATGGAGCAGTGGAAGGGGTGATGCAGTCCAGCAACATGCTGGAAAACACCCGAAAACTGGTGGAACAGGCCAGAGCACAAGGTGTCACCATCATTCATGCACCCATTTCTTTTGCACCCGGATATGGTGAGCTCAGTCCTCAGCCTTATGGCATTCTGAAAGGTGTTGTGGACAACAACGCTTTTGTCAAAGGCACATGGGGGGCCGAAATCACAGACGACATGAAGCCAGAGTCTGGTGACATCATCATTGAAGGCAAACGGGGCCTGTGTGCTTTCTCCAGCACCAATCTGGATTTCATTTTGCGTTCCAGAGGATTGCAGAATGTGGCTCTGGCGGGCTTCCTCACCAACTGCTGTGTGGAAAGCACCATGCGGTCTGCCTACGAAAAAGGTTTCAACGTGCTGACCCTGACCGATTGCGTGGCTGCCACCAGTGAAGAAGAACAACGGGTGGCCATTGAGAAGGACTATCCCATGTTCTCCCACCCGGTCAAATCCTCTGAATTGTTGGCTGCTCTGGAAGGACAGCAGTTGGCAGATGCCAGCAGGGGGTACTGA
- a CDS encoding leishmanolysin-related zinc metalloendopeptidase: protein MKSFPLFSLALTTAVLLGACSSSTVPTAAPEQTSPNAKDSFQITLQYASGMTATQKTAFQEAAQRWEKVIAAGLPDVKGTVNGQNLNVDDVQITASVIAMDGPGKILGRAGPELLRNSSRLPITGVMEFDSADLAMMEQNGTLKNVILHEMGHVLGLGTLWDKFIVHNGNPDCLSASTVSFNGTKASTQYHLLGQSGNVPVENQYGAGTKCGHWSESLFKTELMTGFANAGPMPLSKMTVGALEDLGYVVNYNAADAYMMPLVSSQGVDDHVQELVELPTVLQIVPGF from the coding sequence ATGAAATCTTTTCCCCTTTTCAGTCTGGCCCTCACCACTGCTGTGCTTCTCGGAGCTTGCAGTTCTTCCACCGTTCCAACCGCTGCCCCTGAGCAAACCAGTCCCAATGCCAAGGACAGTTTCCAGATCACCTTGCAATACGCCTCTGGAATGACTGCAACCCAGAAAACCGCTTTTCAAGAAGCGGCCCAGAGGTGGGAAAAAGTGATTGCTGCTGGACTGCCTGATGTCAAAGGCACAGTGAATGGCCAGAACTTGAATGTGGATGATGTGCAAATCACCGCCAGTGTGATTGCGATGGATGGTCCTGGAAAGATCCTTGGTCGGGCAGGCCCTGAGCTCCTCCGCAACAGCAGCCGTCTGCCCATCACGGGCGTCATGGAATTTGACTCTGCTGATCTTGCGATGATGGAACAAAATGGCACCCTGAAAAACGTGATACTGCACGAAATGGGTCATGTTCTGGGGCTGGGAACCCTCTGGGACAAGTTCATCGTTCACAATGGCAACCCGGATTGCCTGAGCGCATCCACAGTGTCTTTCAACGGCACCAAAGCCAGCACGCAATACCATTTGCTTGGTCAGAGTGGCAATGTTCCAGTGGAGAACCAGTACGGGGCAGGCACCAAGTGCGGCCACTGGAGTGAATCCCTCTTCAAAACCGAATTGATGACGGGATTTGCCAATGCAGGTCCCATGCCCCTCAGCAAAATGACTGTGGGTGCCCTTGAAGACTTGGGGTACGTGGTGAACTACAATGCTGCGGATGCCTACATGATGCCTCTGGTGTCCAGTCAAGGTGTGGATGACCATGTCCAGGAGTTGGTTGAGCTGCCCACTGTGCTGCAAATTGTTCCTGGTTTTTGA
- a CDS encoding protein kinase domain-containing protein, protein MNCPSCNAPIHEQMRVCPACGMPLQTQLKVGTRLQNGRYSVGKVLGQGGFGITYLGANTILKMPVAIKELFMEGMSRGNTGKVLAPTHTEFADEKLRFLDEARRLGRFSHPNIVRVLDVFEENNTVYLVMEHLQGETLAKRIEVRGKLSSQEVLEVLYPILDALQVLHSENLLHRDIKPPNIFLTSSGRTVLIDFGSVRTFAAGKESNHTRLVTVGYAPLEQYSTAAKVGPYTDLYAVGATLFHALTGTPPPSVLDRINGMALPSLPEGTDPVLAEVIQKTLALQIEERPQNIAQMRGWLLRSTRHQTAAMGNPTPNSPPEVPSRLPAPPADERLLSRSGLRYAVISRPLKAPLHAREQGFHYDFDTESVVEVENGILRLAFKSRGFDPESVSIRWIRNDGARTDELEMFDLPLEIDMDRASHSSIQPWSTSFTVAEMPEP, encoded by the coding sequence ATGAACTGCCCGAGTTGCAATGCACCCATCCATGAACAGATGCGGGTGTGCCCAGCATGTGGCATGCCCTTGCAAACCCAATTGAAAGTCGGAACCCGCTTGCAGAATGGCAGGTATTCGGTTGGAAAAGTGCTCGGGCAGGGAGGTTTCGGCATCACCTATCTGGGTGCAAACACCATCCTCAAAATGCCTGTGGCCATCAAGGAGCTTTTCATGGAAGGGATGTCCAGAGGCAACACCGGGAAAGTGCTCGCTCCCACCCATACTGAATTCGCAGACGAAAAATTGCGTTTTCTGGATGAGGCCCGCAGACTGGGCCGGTTTTCCCACCCCAACATTGTGAGGGTGCTGGATGTGTTTGAAGAAAACAACACCGTTTATCTGGTGATGGAGCATTTGCAGGGTGAAACGCTGGCAAAACGCATTGAGGTGCGAGGAAAACTGTCTTCGCAAGAAGTGCTGGAGGTGCTCTATCCCATTCTGGACGCTTTGCAGGTTTTGCACAGCGAAAACCTGCTGCACCGGGACATCAAACCCCCAAACATTTTCTTGACTTCCTCTGGGCGCACGGTGTTGATTGATTTCGGATCGGTGCGTACTTTTGCTGCAGGCAAAGAGAGCAACCACACCCGTCTGGTGACCGTGGGATATGCCCCTCTGGAACAATACTCCACTGCTGCAAAAGTTGGCCCATACACAGACCTTTATGCAGTGGGCGCAACCCTTTTTCATGCGCTGACAGGGACCCCTCCACCTTCTGTGCTGGACCGGATCAACGGCATGGCTTTGCCCTCTCTGCCAGAGGGAACCGATCCTGTGCTGGCAGAGGTGATTCAGAAGACCCTGGCCCTGCAGATTGAGGAGCGTCCACAAAACATTGCCCAGATGCGTGGGTGGCTGCTGAGGTCCACCAGACATCAAACTGCTGCAATGGGCAATCCTACCCCAAACAGCCCTCCAGAAGTCCCTTCAAGACTTCCTGCTCCTCCTGCGGACGAACGACTGCTTTCCAGATCAGGTCTGCGCTACGCTGTGATTTCCAGGCCCCTCAAAGCACCTCTGCATGCCAGAGAGCAGGGTTTTCACTACGATTTCGACACAGAATCTGTGGTCGAAGTGGAAAATGGCATCCTCAGGTTGGCCTTCAAATCCAGAGGTTTTGATCCGGAAAGCGTGTCCATCCGCTGGATTCGCAACGATGGAGCCCGCACCGATGAACTCGAGATGTTCGATTTGCCTCTGGAAATCGATATGGACCGCGCATCCCACAGCAGCATTCAGCCTTGGAGTACCAGCTTTACCGTGGCCGAGATGCCAGAGCCGTAG
- a CDS encoding glutamate synthase-related protein, translated as MHHSESLYRQAERQRLEPDFPGLFDEIEHDACGVIASIRKTGEATHGNIVRTLQALAQMAHRSGEVRGEGDGCGIQTDIPRKIWENYLVDSKLDGNLAHTPEFFVGHFFIPQGQNPRELLDALRVAGSKYGTQILLERQGNTYTPALGPIAKLTEPIFVQVAGLVQGETAWDRESKLFALGLELEKTQPVHVVSLSSFSTVYKVRGSAEILGRYYPELNLPEFVSVISIGHNRYSTNTLSTFEQVQPFSMLAHNGEINTIDRLRREGILLSIPLTGGSDSQDLNRVMAGYINTRGLSLLEALESVFPPILHEVKGFSAPLQDTYMGLRLTGGPLAQGPAAIIARYSNECVFSVDALGLRPLWFGETEKEYFWSSERGVIPLGTMVSDPQPFSPGEKCVAIVETGVSVKIYANENVQRLTLERVHAKNAQLTGARERISGPHWEAVDQTLPEIPTPAKAAFGWDKWDENYVDSIVEKGVEPISSLGFDGQMPALREEKPNLAEFYKETVAVVTNPAIDREREIEHFSTRLITGRRPLPGSAEGHSVELLTPVLAPTAALAKKHGTLTIASLEAELQTAFVVPNLKSDEGIKDALVRLKANAQEAARGGAGLVVIDDTSLYQNGEAALDITLAVGAVEKALTELRDEEGISLRRKLGLVVRSAQVRNLHDIVLLVGLGAEGVEPTMMYVLNPEEAAQDKLIGGLTKGAEKVMSTMGIHELRGYGHIFSSLGLKDDLANEIGVRNFWGSKKKGYGLSELEATLKKRLAKFQAGNANLERDVRFNPRLFKAAFQLSNGEIEPQDYSARIKALELEMPLAARQRLEFNVPEGVQAVDPETVDLAVGGQSLPFVISAMSFGSQNETPFRAYVEAAKRLNIIAMNGEGGEIPDMVNKYNHWRGQQVASGRFGVSSRMLNSCAVIEIKVGQGAKPGEGGHLPGKKVTAKVAAARHAVPGVDLISPSNNHDVYSIEDLAQLIEELKTVNPNAKIDVKIPVVPGVGTIALGVAKAGAHIITLSGFEGGTGAARMHALKYAGMPVEFGVRQAHKMLVAAGMRDKVELWADGGVKTALDVARLVALGANRTGFGTLSMVAIGCTICRGCQLDTCHVGIATQVETKEQADAHHMKRWVPRELPREVERLTTFYTALGEELKKIVASLGLSSLQELVGRTEFLQYMGEDELDMSDVLSPVEQPAGWAKLGRRVVHKPLNYMTKMVSDWVADVLDEEEIIYRDGPVASTERALGTHLVGTLQRKTKINTKRVKLHFEAGSIPGNGLGAFNNAPVEILVDGGAQDGVGKSSLGGKITVLKGRNHQGQRVDGSVGKSFAYGAIGGRFMIQGNADSRFCVRLSGADVVLGGELRGPVDDSLGMIATRANAKGFAFEYMTAGRAVVVGDPGPWICSGMSGGVIYSRYAPEKGLDDAALRRRLAKGSSVVVLPLNPQGMADIRELLGDYHDALIKSEQHSAARRVAELLVDPAQHFRMIIPAAQTVDQTVATE; from the coding sequence ATGCATCACTCTGAAAGTCTGTACCGACAGGCCGAGCGTCAAAGACTGGAACCGGACTTCCCCGGCCTCTTTGACGAAATCGAGCACGACGCCTGCGGTGTGATTGCCAGCATCCGCAAAACCGGTGAAGCGACCCACGGAAACATCGTGCGGACCCTCCAGGCCCTTGCCCAGATGGCCCACCGCAGTGGTGAAGTGCGCGGCGAAGGTGACGGTTGCGGCATCCAGACCGACATCCCCAGAAAAATCTGGGAAAACTACCTCGTAGATTCCAAACTCGATGGGAACCTGGCCCACACCCCCGAGTTTTTCGTAGGACACTTTTTCATCCCACAAGGCCAAAACCCCCGTGAACTGCTGGACGCCCTGCGCGTGGCTGGCAGCAAATACGGCACCCAGATTCTGCTGGAGCGTCAGGGCAACACCTACACTCCTGCTCTGGGACCCATCGCCAAACTGACCGAACCCATCTTTGTGCAGGTGGCGGGTCTGGTGCAAGGCGAAACGGCTTGGGACCGTGAATCCAAACTGTTTGCTCTGGGTCTGGAACTGGAAAAAACCCAGCCTGTGCACGTGGTCAGCCTCAGCAGCTTCTCCACTGTATATAAGGTGCGTGGCAGCGCAGAGATCCTTGGGCGTTACTACCCCGAGCTCAACCTCCCCGAGTTTGTATCGGTGATCTCGATTGGTCACAACCGTTACTCCACCAACACCCTCTCCACCTTCGAGCAGGTGCAGCCTTTCTCCATGCTGGCCCACAACGGCGAAATCAACACCATCGACCGTCTGCGCCGTGAAGGCATCCTGCTGAGCATCCCCCTCACCGGTGGTTCTGACTCCCAGGACCTCAACCGCGTGATGGCCGGTTACATCAACACCCGTGGCCTGAGCTTGCTGGAGGCTTTGGAATCGGTATTCCCACCCATTCTTCACGAAGTCAAAGGCTTCAGTGCTCCCTTGCAAGACACCTACATGGGCCTGCGCCTGACCGGTGGTCCTCTGGCTCAGGGTCCTGCTGCCATCATTGCCCGTTACTCCAACGAGTGCGTGTTCTCCGTGGATGCTCTGGGCCTGCGTCCCCTGTGGTTCGGCGAAACCGAGAAGGAATACTTCTGGTCCTCCGAGCGCGGTGTGATTCCCCTCGGAACCATGGTTTCCGATCCCCAGCCTTTCTCCCCCGGCGAGAAGTGCGTGGCCATCGTGGAAACCGGCGTGTCCGTCAAGATCTACGCCAACGAGAACGTCCAGCGCCTGACCCTTGAGCGTGTGCACGCCAAGAACGCTCAACTGACCGGTGCCCGTGAACGCATCTCCGGCCCCCACTGGGAAGCTGTAGACCAGACCCTCCCCGAGATTCCCACCCCTGCCAAAGCCGCTTTCGGCTGGGACAAATGGGACGAGAACTATGTCGATTCCATCGTGGAAAAAGGCGTAGAGCCCATCTCCTCTCTGGGCTTTGACGGTCAAATGCCTGCCCTGCGTGAAGAGAAACCCAACCTCGCAGAGTTCTACAAAGAAACCGTGGCTGTGGTGACCAACCCCGCCATTGACCGCGAACGCGAAATCGAGCACTTCTCCACCCGCCTGATCACCGGTCGCCGTCCTTTGCCTGGAAGCGCAGAAGGCCACAGCGTTGAACTGCTCACCCCTGTGCTGGCCCCCACCGCAGCTCTGGCCAAGAAGCACGGCACCCTGACCATTGCCAGCCTTGAAGCCGAACTGCAAACCGCGTTCGTGGTGCCCAACCTGAAATCCGACGAAGGCATCAAAGACGCTCTGGTTCGCTTGAAGGCCAACGCACAGGAAGCCGCACGTGGTGGTGCAGGCCTCGTGGTCATCGACGACACCAGCCTGTACCAGAACGGTGAAGCTGCTCTGGACATCACTCTGGCTGTGGGAGCCGTGGAAAAAGCCCTCACCGAACTGCGCGACGAGGAAGGCATTTCCCTGCGCCGCAAACTCGGTCTCGTGGTGCGCTCCGCACAGGTCCGCAACCTGCACGACATTGTCTTGCTGGTCGGTCTGGGCGCAGAAGGCGTCGAACCTACTATGATGTACGTGCTCAATCCCGAGGAAGCCGCTCAGGACAAACTGATTGGTGGCCTCACCAAGGGTGCCGAGAAAGTCATGAGCACCATGGGCATCCACGAACTGCGCGGTTACGGCCACATCTTCTCCAGCTTGGGTCTGAAAGACGATCTGGCCAACGAGATTGGTGTGCGCAACTTCTGGGGCTCCAAGAAGAAAGGCTACGGCCTCTCTGAGCTGGAAGCCACCCTCAAGAAACGCCTCGCCAAATTCCAGGCTGGCAACGCCAACCTCGAGCGCGATGTGCGTTTCAACCCCCGTCTGTTCAAAGCGGCTTTCCAGCTGTCCAACGGCGAAATTGAGCCTCAGGACTACTCTGCCCGCATCAAAGCACTGGAACTGGAAATGCCTCTGGCTGCCCGTCAACGTCTGGAATTCAATGTTCCCGAGGGTGTGCAGGCTGTGGATCCCGAAACCGTGGACCTTGCCGTTGGTGGTCAGTCCCTGCCCTTCGTGATCAGCGCCATGAGCTTCGGTTCCCAGAACGAAACCCCATTCCGGGCCTACGTGGAAGCCGCCAAGCGCCTCAACATCATCGCCATGAACGGCGAAGGTGGAGAGATCCCCGACATGGTCAACAAGTACAACCACTGGCGTGGTCAGCAGGTGGCCTCTGGACGCTTCGGTGTGTCCTCCAGAATGCTGAACTCCTGCGCTGTCATCGAGATCAAAGTGGGTCAGGGTGCCAAACCCGGCGAAGGTGGACACCTCCCCGGCAAAAAAGTCACCGCCAAAGTGGCTGCTGCCCGTCACGCCGTTCCTGGTGTGGACCTGATCAGCCCCTCCAACAACCACGACGTTTACTCCATTGAAGATCTGGCGCAGCTCATCGAAGAGCTGAAAACCGTGAACCCCAACGCCAAGATTGATGTGAAGATCCCCGTGGTTCCCGGCGTGGGCACCATCGCTCTGGGTGTGGCCAAAGCAGGCGCACACATCATCACCCTCTCTGGTTTTGAAGGTGGTACGGGTGCTGCTCGTATGCACGCCCTGAAGTACGCTGGAATGCCCGTCGAGTTCGGTGTGCGTCAGGCCCACAAGATGCTGGTCGCCGCAGGCATGCGTGACAAAGTGGAACTCTGGGCCGACGGTGGCGTGAAAACCGCTCTGGACGTGGCCCGTCTGGTTGCCCTCGGTGCCAACCGCACCGGATTCGGAACCCTGTCCATGGTTGCCATCGGATGCACCATCTGCCGTGGATGCCAACTGGACACCTGCCACGTGGGCATCGCTACCCAAGTGGAAACCAAAGAGCAGGCAGACGCCCACCACATGAAGCGCTGGGTGCCTCGCGAACTGCCCCGCGAAGTCGAACGCCTCACCACCTTCTACACCGCCCTCGGTGAAGAACTGAAGAAAATTGTGGCTTCTCTGGGCCTCTCCAGCCTTCAAGAGCTGGTTGGACGCACCGAGTTCCTGCAATACATGGGTGAAGACGAACTCGACATGAGCGATGTGCTCTCCCCTGTCGAGCAACCCGCTGGCTGGGCCAAACTGGGTCGCCGTGTGGTGCACAAGCCCCTCAACTACATGACCAAAATGGTCAGCGACTGGGTGGCAGACGTTCTGGACGAAGAGGAAATCATCTATCGTGATGGTCCTGTCGCCAGCACCGAGCGTGCCCTCGGCACCCACCTGGTGGGCACCCTGCAACGCAAAACCAAGATCAACACCAAGCGTGTGAAACTGCACTTCGAAGCCGGATCCATCCCCGGAAACGGTCTGGGCGCTTTCAACAACGCTCCTGTGGAAATTCTGGTCGATGGTGGCGCACAAGACGGTGTGGGCAAGTCCTCTCTGGGCGGCAAAATCACCGTACTCAAAGGCAGAAACCACCAGGGTCAGCGTGTGGACGGCTCTGTGGGCAAATCCTTCGCCTACGGTGCCATCGGCGGACGCTTCATGATTCAAGGGAATGCCGACAGCCGCTTCTGTGTGCGTCTCTCCGGTGCCGATGTGGTGCTTGGCGGAGAACTCCGCGGTCCTGTGGACGACTCCCTCGGCATGATTGCCACCCGAGCCAACGCCAAAGGCTTTGCCTTCGAGTACATGACCGCAGGCCGTGCAGTGGTGGTCGGCGATCCCGGTCCCTGGATCTGCTCTGGCATGTCCGGTGGGGTGATTTACAGCCGTTACGCTCCAGAGAAAGGCCTGGATGACGCTGCCCTCAGACGCCGTCTGGCCAAAGGCTCCAGCGTGGTCGTGCTGCCCCTGAACCCTCAGGGCATGGCAGACATCCGTGAACTGCTCGGGGATTACCATGATGCCCTGATCAAGTCTGAACAGCACAGCGCTGCACGCCGTGTGGCCGAACTGCTCGTGGATCCTGCACAGCACTTCAGAATGATCATTCCTGCTGCGCAAACGGTGGATCAAACCGTCGCCACAGAGTAA
- a CDS encoding stage V sporulation protein S produces the protein METLRVSGKSRPNAVAGAIAALLRTKGEVEVQAIGPAAVNQAVKAIAIARGYIQPENLDLTTQPSFVKLELEDEERTAVRFAITGVKTA, from the coding sequence GTGGAAACGTTACGCGTATCCGGCAAATCTAGACCCAATGCAGTTGCCGGGGCCATTGCTGCCTTATTGCGGACCAAGGGAGAGGTCGAAGTTCAGGCCATTGGTCCTGCTGCGGTCAACCAGGCGGTCAAGGCCATTGCAATTGCCCGAGGCTACATTCAACCGGAAAACCTTGATCTCACCACCCAGCCTTCGTTTGTCAAACTGGAATTGGAAGACGAAGAGCGCACAGCCGTTCGCTTTGCCATCACCGGGGTCAAAACCGCCTGA